The DNA region AATCTTAGACTTCTCAGCTTTAACCCAAATATTAACCTAACACTTTCATTTTCAGTAATCATAGCTAAACAAAAATCTTATTTTTTCATCTATTTTCCAAAATTCATCTAAAAAAGAAAAAAAATAAAATAGAGAAAATTTCGCTAAATGGATAATTTTTATAATTTTGGTAAAAAATAACGATATGCCAATTCCAACTACCTACACATTAGAGGTGGGAAAGGATTCGATTTCTTTTCCCGAAATACAAGGAGTAGAGCAAGTGCTCACTGCTGAAGCCATTGAATTTTTGTCTGTGTTACATTCCAATTTCGGAAAAGAGCGTCAAGTGCTATTACAAGAAAGAGCGCAGGGACAAAAGGATTTGGATAAAGGTAAATTGCCCGATTTTTTGCCAGAGACAGAGAACGTACGCAATAGTGACTGGGTAATCAGTCCCGTTCCTGCCGATCTTCAAGATCGTAGAGTAGAGATTACTGGTCCAGTAGAGCGCAAAATGATTATCAATGCGTTAAACTCGGGCGCCAAAACTTTCATGGCGGACTTTGAAGACAGTAATACGCCCAATTGGGAAAATATGATTCAAGGCCAAATCAATTTGATGGATGCCATACGAGGTACTATTTCTTTAGACTTAGGAGCTAAAAAATATAGTTTGAATAAAGAGGTAGCGGTCTTATTAGTTCGTGCTAGAGGCTGGCACATGGAGGAAAAACATTTTCAAATAGATGGTGAGAATATGAGTGGATCACTATTTGATTTTGGACTTTATTTTTTCCATAATGTGAAAGCTCTTTTGGAGAAAGGATCTGGTGTGTATATGTATTTGCCTAAGACAGAAAGTTACAAAGAAACAAGACTTTGGAATAAAGTTTTCGACTTTGCAGAGGAATATTTTTCTGTGCCTAAAGGAACTATAAGAGCGACCGTCTTGATCGAAACTATTACAGCTGTATTTCAACTACATGAAATTTTGTTTGAATTAAAAGAGCATGCCGCAGGATTGAACTGTGGACGTTGGGACTATATATTTTCTTTTATTAAAAAGTTTAAAAATATACCCAATTATTTGTTTCCAGATCGCTCTCAGATAACTATGACAGTTCCTTTTATGCGTGCTTATACACAATTAGTTATCCAAACTTGTCATAAGCGTAATGCCCATGCAATTGGAGGTATGGCTGCTCAGATTCCAATAAAAAATGATGATGTTGCGAACTATAATGCTATGGAAAAAGTAAAGGCAGATAAGCTAAGAGAAGTGACGGATGGGCATGATGGTACCTGGGTGGCGCATCCTGGGCTGGTAAAAATAGCTATGGATATTTTTGATGATAATATGCCGCAACCAAATCAATTAAACAAAAAAAGAGAAGAGTTTACAACCTCAGCTTCGGAATTATTGGCTTTACCTAAAGGAAAAATTACAGAAGCTGGGCTTCGCTTAAATATCAACGTAGGAATCCTTTATATAGAAAGTTGGTTGCGTGGAAATGGTGCTGCTGCAATCTATCATCTTATGGAAGATGCGGCGACCGCTGAGATATCTAGAACTCAGGTGTGGCAATGGGTTCAGAATAAAGCCAAATTAGACGATGGAAGGACCATCGACAGATCTTTATATGAAACTATAAAAATGGAAGAACTAGAAAAAATACATTTACTCGTCGGAGATGAGAAATTTATTCATGGAAAATTTAAAAATGCCATTTCTATTTTTGATGAATTGGTATTGATATCAGATTTTCAAGAGTTTTTCACTACAGATGCTTACAAATCCATTCAATAATTTTAATCAAACTACAATTTATTTTTATGAGTAATCTTACAACTATTGATCAAATAGCCCAAGACTGGGATATGAATCCACGTTGGAACGGTATCGAGAGACCATACAGTCCATTAGATGTTTTGAAATTAAGAGGTAAAGTAAATATTGAGTATAGTTTGGCACGTCAGGGTGCAGAGAAACTATGGAATTATGTAACTACACAAAGTACTACAACGGCTCTCGGTGCATTAACAGGAAATCAAGCAGTACAAGATATCGCCGCAGGGTTACAAGCTATTTACCTAAGCGGATGGCAAGTGGCGGCTGATGCTAATATTGCCGGACAAATGTATCCTGATCAATCTTTGTATCCTGCGAATTCAGTACCCGAAGTAGTGAAAAAAATTAATAACGCACTATTGCGTTGCGAGCAAATTGACTCTGTAAATGGAGACAATGCAAAAGATTGGATGGCGCCTATAATTGCAGATGCAGAGGCTGGCTTTGGTGGTAATTTGAATGCATTTGAGTTGATGAAAGGTATGATTGAGGCTGGTGCTGCTGGTGTACATTTCGAAGATCAGCTTTCTTCTGCAAAGAAATGTGGTCATTTGGGTGGAAAAGTATTAGTACCAACAAAAGAAGCCATTGATAAATTGGTTGCTGCTAGATTAGCTGCTGACGTAATGAATGTACCTACGGTGTTAATTGCTAGAACAGATGCTGAAGCTGCGAATTTATTGACTTCGGATATTGATCCTAGAGATTATAAATTTTTGACAGGAGATCGTGCTAATGAAGGCTTCTACTATGTTAAGAACGGTATTGATTTATGTATTGATCGTGGTCGTGCTTATGCCCCTTATGCAGATTTATTATGGATGGAGACTTCGAAACCAGATTTGGGATTGGCAAAAGAATTTGCACAAGGTATTCATGAAAAATTTCCTAGAAAAATGTTGGCTTATAATTGCTCTCCTTCTTTCAATTGGAAAAAACATTTATCCGAAAATGAGATGCAGGAATTCCGAGAAAAATTGGGCGAATTAGGTTTTAGATTCCAAT from Rhizosphaericola mali includes:
- the aceB gene encoding malate synthase A gives rise to the protein MPIPTTYTLEVGKDSISFPEIQGVEQVLTAEAIEFLSVLHSNFGKERQVLLQERAQGQKDLDKGKLPDFLPETENVRNSDWVISPVPADLQDRRVEITGPVERKMIINALNSGAKTFMADFEDSNTPNWENMIQGQINLMDAIRGTISLDLGAKKYSLNKEVAVLLVRARGWHMEEKHFQIDGENMSGSLFDFGLYFFHNVKALLEKGSGVYMYLPKTESYKETRLWNKVFDFAEEYFSVPKGTIRATVLIETITAVFQLHEILFELKEHAAGLNCGRWDYIFSFIKKFKNIPNYLFPDRSQITMTVPFMRAYTQLVIQTCHKRNAHAIGGMAAQIPIKNDDVANYNAMEKVKADKLREVTDGHDGTWVAHPGLVKIAMDIFDDNMPQPNQLNKKREEFTTSASELLALPKGKITEAGLRLNINVGILYIESWLRGNGAAAIYHLMEDAATAEISRTQVWQWVQNKAKLDDGRTIDRSLYETIKMEELEKIHLLVGDEKFIHGKFKNAISIFDELVLISDFQEFFTTDAYKSIQ
- the aceA gene encoding isocitrate lyase, whose protein sequence is MSNLTTIDQIAQDWDMNPRWNGIERPYSPLDVLKLRGKVNIEYSLARQGAEKLWNYVTTQSTTTALGALTGNQAVQDIAAGLQAIYLSGWQVAADANIAGQMYPDQSLYPANSVPEVVKKINNALLRCEQIDSVNGDNAKDWMAPIIADAEAGFGGNLNAFELMKGMIEAGAAGVHFEDQLSSAKKCGHLGGKVLVPTKEAIDKLVAARLAADVMNVPTVLIARTDAEAANLLTSDIDPRDYKFLTGDRANEGFYYVKNGIDLCIDRGRAYAPYADLLWMETSKPDLGLAKEFAQGIHEKFPRKMLAYNCSPSFNWKKHLSENEMQEFREKLGELGFRFQFITLAGFHALNTSMFELAHAYKQRGMAGFSELQEREFGLQDKGFRAVKHQSFVGTGYFDCVQNIVQQGKASTVAMKDSTETAQFA